One Kallotenue papyrolyticum genomic window carries:
- a CDS encoding sodium:solute symporter family protein: protein MAVAQKRSIPVWQNYLARRYGLFTIGLIIFSFIIGLLEYAGVLGTRSIGYLFLMLTIGMYALIGIMSRTKHLDEYYVAGRAVPAIANGMATGADWMSAASFISMAGTLWLLGYDGLAYIMGWTGGYVLLALLFAPYIRKFGQYTIPDFVGARYGGNRARVVSSIAAILISFTYVTAQVSGVGIIMSRLVGVDYKIGVVVGLLGVLVCSFLGGMKAVTWTQVAQYIILIIAYLVPVTMLSLALTGSPIPQLSYGRALQNIDRLERELGLQTQYTKPFTTGLSNQSAIDSAKQIGLTPPELKVVNDWKGTPWNFLALLACLMLGTAGLPHILIRFYTVPSVKESRKSVGYALFFIFLLYFTAPAYAAFSRWEILQNVVGQRIDQLPAWTENYARTGLLSINDDPAKGGNGDGILQFNELKIGGDLIVLATPEIAGLPYTVAALVAAGGLAAALSTADGLLVVIASAVAHDIFYKTLRPNASQRTRIAVGKAMILVGASAAALAAMPKLALIAQMVAWAFSLAAASFFPILLLGIFWKRANGAGAIAGMIGGLVVTISYMVGNYFDPAFNILGISHVGAGIFGMPVNFALTIIVSLLTQAPPLEIQRLVDSLRRPDNEPEGHDLRKDTGEAVPAH, encoded by the coding sequence ATGGCAGTTGCACAAAAACGGTCGATCCCCGTCTGGCAGAACTACCTGGCACGGCGGTATGGCCTGTTCACCATCGGCTTGATCATCTTCTCGTTCATTATCGGTTTGCTGGAGTATGCTGGCGTGCTGGGCACGCGCTCGATCGGCTACCTCTTCCTGATGCTGACGATCGGCATGTATGCCCTGATTGGCATCATGAGCCGCACCAAACATCTGGACGAGTACTATGTCGCCGGGCGCGCCGTGCCGGCGATCGCCAACGGTATGGCCACCGGCGCCGACTGGATGAGCGCGGCTTCGTTTATCTCCATGGCCGGCACGCTCTGGCTGCTGGGCTATGACGGCCTGGCCTATATCATGGGCTGGACCGGCGGCTACGTGCTGCTGGCGCTGTTGTTCGCGCCCTACATCCGCAAGTTCGGCCAGTACACCATCCCCGATTTCGTCGGCGCGCGCTACGGCGGCAACCGCGCCCGCGTCGTTTCCTCGATCGCGGCGATCCTGATCTCGTTCACCTACGTCACGGCGCAGGTGTCGGGCGTGGGCATCATCATGAGCCGGCTGGTAGGCGTGGACTACAAGATCGGCGTGGTGGTTGGCCTGCTGGGCGTGCTGGTCTGCTCCTTCCTGGGCGGCATGAAAGCCGTTACCTGGACGCAGGTGGCGCAGTACATCATCCTGATCATCGCCTACCTGGTGCCGGTCACCATGCTCTCGCTCGCCCTGACCGGCAGCCCGATCCCGCAGCTCTCCTATGGCCGGGCGCTCCAGAACATCGACCGGCTCGAGCGCGAACTGGGCCTGCAAACCCAGTACACCAAACCGTTTACTACCGGCCTATCGAACCAGTCGGCGATCGACAGCGCCAAGCAGATCGGCCTGACGCCGCCGGAGCTCAAAGTTGTCAACGACTGGAAGGGCACGCCCTGGAACTTCCTGGCGCTGTTGGCCTGTCTGATGCTCGGCACCGCCGGTCTACCCCATATTCTGATCCGTTTCTATACCGTGCCCAGCGTCAAAGAGTCGCGCAAGAGCGTGGGGTACGCCCTCTTCTTCATCTTCCTGCTGTACTTCACGGCGCCGGCCTACGCCGCCTTCTCGCGCTGGGAGATTCTGCAGAACGTCGTTGGCCAGCGCATCGATCAGTTGCCGGCCTGGACCGAGAACTACGCCCGCACCGGCCTGCTGTCGATCAATGACGACCCGGCCAAGGGCGGCAACGGCGATGGCATTCTGCAGTTCAACGAGTTGAAGATCGGCGGCGACCTGATCGTGCTGGCCACACCGGAGATCGCCGGCCTGCCCTACACCGTAGCGGCGCTGGTGGCAGCAGGCGGTCTGGCCGCCGCGCTCTCGACGGCCGACGGCCTGCTAGTGGTGATCGCCTCGGCGGTTGCCCACGACATCTTCTACAAGACTCTGCGGCCCAACGCCTCGCAGCGCACGCGCATCGCGGTCGGCAAGGCGATGATCCTGGTCGGCGCTTCCGCCGCAGCGCTGGCGGCCATGCCCAAGCTGGCCTTGATCGCGCAGATGGTCGCCTGGGCCTTCTCGCTGGCAGCCGCCTCGTTCTTCCCGATCCTGCTGCTGGGCATCTTCTGGAAGCGCGCCAACGGTGCGGGCGCCATCGCCGGCATGATCGGCGGCCTGGTAGTCACGATCAGCTACATGGTCGGGAACTACTTCGATCCGGCCTTCAACATCCTGGGCATCAGCCATGTCGGCGCGGGCATCTTCGGCATGCCGGTCAACTTCGCGTTGACGATCATCGTGTCGCTGCTCACGCAGGCGCCGCCGCTTGAAATCCAGCGCCTGGTCGACTCGCTGCGCCGGCCCGACAACGAGCCGGAAGGCCACGATCTGCGCAAAGATACCGGCGAGGCCGTGCCCGCCCACTAG
- the acs gene encoding acetate--CoA ligase encodes MTRAPTERPSTAVYGGAELVPPPNPELAAQAQVGDYQALYRRSLEQPNDFWAQVAQWIDWHRPFTQVLDDSRAPFYRWFVGGATNVVTNALERHLPTRGDQTALIWEGEDGSVRTFSYRQLHEAVNRCANMLARLGVQRGDRVAIYMPRIPEQAIAMLATAKLGAIHTVVYGGLSREALHARIADAEAKVVITADGGHLNGKIVELKRITDAAVVDAPSVETVVCVRHAGNAIDRQARDRDWHALMSEPGLDAPCPTASMDAEDPFFIIYTSGSTGAPKGVVHTVGGYLVDVYSSLKWALDLREGDVLFCTSDAGWIVGHSIVLYGPLMHGITTIMYEGAPAYPDPGRWWRIIERHRATIFYTAPTGVRGLMRFGAEWPNKYDLSSLRLLSIAGEPLNPEAWRWYFEHIGRRRCPVIDSWWQTETARPMISNLPNLPMKPGSCGVPMPGVAIAIVDDEGRPAPPDSEGRLIITRPWPGMLRTVYKDPDRYVNQYWSQVPGAYLTGDAARIDRDGYTWVIGRVDDVIKVSGYRLGTAEVESALVSHPAVAEAAVIGLPHEVKGNAIHAFVLLRQDYEASDQLAEELRQHVAATMGPIARPETVTIVPKLPKTRSGKIMRRVLRAQALGQPLGDLSTLEE; translated from the coding sequence ATGACGCGCGCTCCTACCGAACGACCATCCACCGCCGTCTATGGCGGTGCGGAGCTGGTGCCGCCACCCAACCCCGAGCTGGCGGCGCAGGCCCAGGTCGGCGACTACCAGGCGCTCTACCGCCGCTCGCTGGAGCAACCCAACGATTTCTGGGCACAGGTTGCCCAGTGGATCGACTGGCATCGGCCCTTCACCCAGGTGCTGGACGACTCACGCGCGCCGTTCTACCGCTGGTTTGTCGGCGGCGCCACCAACGTCGTCACCAACGCGCTGGAGCGGCACTTGCCAACGCGCGGCGATCAGACCGCGCTGATCTGGGAGGGCGAAGACGGCAGCGTGCGCACCTTCAGCTACCGCCAGCTCCACGAGGCCGTCAACCGCTGTGCCAACATGCTCGCCCGCCTGGGGGTGCAGCGCGGCGACCGCGTGGCGATCTACATGCCGCGCATCCCGGAGCAGGCGATCGCTATGCTGGCGACGGCCAAGCTGGGCGCGATCCATACCGTGGTCTATGGCGGCCTGAGCCGTGAAGCACTGCACGCGCGCATCGCCGACGCCGAGGCCAAGGTGGTGATCACCGCCGATGGCGGCCACCTCAACGGCAAGATCGTCGAACTTAAGCGCATCACCGATGCAGCCGTGGTCGACGCGCCCAGCGTTGAAACCGTGGTCTGCGTGCGCCACGCCGGCAACGCCATCGACCGACAGGCGCGCGACCGCGACTGGCACGCGCTGATGAGCGAGCCCGGCCTGGACGCGCCCTGCCCCACCGCCTCCATGGATGCCGAGGATCCCTTCTTTATCATCTACACCAGCGGCTCGACCGGCGCGCCCAAGGGCGTGGTCCACACCGTCGGCGGCTACCTGGTAGACGTCTATTCCTCGCTGAAATGGGCGCTCGACCTGCGCGAGGGCGATGTGCTCTTCTGCACCTCGGACGCCGGCTGGATCGTCGGCCACTCGATCGTGCTCTACGGCCCACTGATGCACGGCATCACCACGATCATGTACGAGGGCGCGCCGGCCTATCCCGATCCTGGGCGCTGGTGGCGCATCATCGAGCGCCATCGCGCCACGATCTTCTACACCGCGCCCACCGGCGTGCGCGGCCTGATGCGCTTCGGTGCGGAGTGGCCCAACAAGTATGATCTCAGCTCGCTGCGCCTGCTGTCGATCGCCGGCGAGCCGCTCAACCCCGAAGCCTGGCGCTGGTACTTCGAGCACATCGGACGCCGGCGCTGCCCGGTGATCGACTCATGGTGGCAGACCGAAACGGCGCGACCGATGATCTCCAACCTGCCCAACCTGCCGATGAAGCCGGGCTCGTGCGGCGTGCCGATGCCAGGCGTGGCGATCGCCATCGTCGATGATGAGGGCCGGCCCGCGCCGCCCGACAGCGAGGGCCGGCTGATCATCACGCGACCCTGGCCGGGCATGCTGCGCACAGTCTATAAAGACCCCGACCGCTACGTGAACCAGTACTGGAGCCAGGTGCCGGGCGCGTACCTCACCGGCGACGCGGCGCGCATCGACCGCGACGGCTACACCTGGGTGATCGGACGGGTGGATGATGTGATCAAGGTCTCCGGCTACCGCCTGGGCACCGCCGAGGTCGAGTCGGCGCTGGTGAGCCATCCGGCGGTGGCCGAAGCGGCGGTGATCGGCCTGCCGCACGAGGTCAAGGGCAACGCGATCCATGCCTTTGTGCTGCTGCGCCAGGACTATGAAGCCAGCGATCAGTTGGCCGAGGAGCTGCGCCAGCACGTCGCCGCGACCATGGGGCCGATCGCCAGGCCCGAAACGGTTACGATCGTGCCCAAGCTGCCCAAAACCCGCTCCGGCAAGATCATGCGCCGCGTGTTGCGCGCCCAGGCGCTGGGTCAGCCGCTCGGCGATCTGAGCACGCTGGAGGAGTGA
- the acs gene encoding acetate--CoA ligase yields MSIGERAPATVSQLSAQEGDQQKFYYPPQELVERSNIMAYVREKGFKTVDELYLWTIQQPEQFWSEMASRFIEWFEPWQQVLDESQAPFYKWFVGGKLNAAHNAVERHANGPNRDKLAYIWESEQGETRRITYGELAAEVNRFANVLRSQGVKKGDRVTIYLSRVPELPIAMLACAKIGAMHSVVYGGFSTEALYNRIMDAQSRVLITGDGGYMNGKIVELKRITDEAVDRAHDVVETVIVLRRTGHDVPMKEGRDKWWHELAAQPGMDAPCPTEVMDAEDPLYMLYTSGTTGAPKGLVHTTGGYLTQVATTLSFVFDIKPDDIYWCAADPGWVTGHSYIVYGPLMLGATGVMYEGAPSYPNPGRWWEIVQKYGVTILYTAPTAIRGLMRFGEEWPNKYDLSSLRLLGSVGEPINPEAWRWYYRVIGKNRCPIMDTWWQTETGAFMITPNPTTPLKPGSATKPFLGIEADVLTEEGKPAGAEDDGLLVIKRPWPSMLRTIYGDPQRYIDQYWSRIPGFYTAGDAARKDEDGYFWVIGRIDDVLKVSGYRLGTAELESALVSHPAVAEAAVIGLPHEVKGNAIHAYVLLRQGYEGSDQLAEELRQHVAKEMGPIARPEAINFVTSLPKTRSGKIMRRVLKARALGLPEGDLSTLEG; encoded by the coding sequence ATGTCGATCGGTGAACGCGCTCCCGCAACAGTGTCCCAGCTCTCGGCTCAAGAAGGCGATCAGCAAAAGTTCTACTACCCACCGCAGGAGCTGGTCGAGCGGTCCAACATCATGGCCTACGTCCGCGAAAAGGGCTTCAAAACTGTCGATGAGCTCTACCTGTGGACGATCCAGCAGCCAGAGCAGTTCTGGAGCGAGATGGCCAGCCGCTTCATCGAATGGTTCGAGCCCTGGCAACAGGTGCTGGATGAGTCGCAGGCGCCCTTCTACAAATGGTTCGTTGGTGGCAAGCTCAACGCCGCGCACAATGCCGTCGAGCGCCATGCCAACGGACCCAACCGCGACAAGCTCGCCTACATCTGGGAGTCGGAACAGGGCGAGACGCGCCGCATCACCTATGGCGAGCTGGCGGCCGAGGTCAACCGCTTCGCCAACGTGCTGCGCTCGCAGGGCGTCAAAAAGGGCGACCGCGTGACAATCTACCTGTCGCGCGTGCCCGAACTGCCGATCGCCATGCTGGCCTGCGCCAAGATCGGCGCGATGCACTCGGTGGTCTATGGCGGCTTCTCGACCGAGGCGCTCTACAACCGCATCATGGACGCCCAGTCGCGCGTGCTGATCACCGGCGACGGCGGCTACATGAACGGCAAGATCGTCGAACTCAAGCGCATCACCGATGAAGCCGTCGATCGCGCCCACGATGTCGTCGAAACGGTGATCGTGCTGCGGCGCACCGGCCATGACGTGCCGATGAAGGAGGGCCGCGACAAGTGGTGGCACGAGCTGGCGGCACAGCCGGGCATGGACGCGCCCTGCCCCACCGAGGTGATGGACGCCGAGGATCCGCTCTATATGCTCTACACCTCGGGCACCACCGGCGCGCCCAAGGGTCTGGTGCACACCACCGGCGGCTACCTGACCCAAGTCGCCACCACGCTCAGCTTCGTCTTCGACATCAAGCCCGACGACATCTACTGGTGCGCCGCCGATCCCGGCTGGGTCACCGGCCACTCCTACATCGTGTACGGCCCGCTGATGCTCGGCGCCACTGGCGTGATGTACGAAGGCGCGCCCAGCTACCCCAATCCGGGCCGCTGGTGGGAGATCGTGCAGAAGTACGGCGTGACGATCCTCTACACCGCGCCCACGGCCATCCGCGGCCTGATGCGCTTCGGCGAGGAGTGGCCCAACAAGTACGATCTCAGCTCGTTGCGCCTGCTCGGCTCGGTCGGCGAGCCGATCAACCCCGAAGCCTGGCGCTGGTACTACCGCGTGATCGGCAAGAACCGCTGTCCGATCATGGACACCTGGTGGCAGACCGAGACCGGCGCGTTTATGATCACGCCCAATCCGACGACGCCGCTCAAGCCCGGCTCGGCGACCAAGCCCTTCCTGGGCATCGAAGCCGATGTGCTGACCGAGGAAGGGAAGCCCGCCGGCGCCGAAGATGATGGCCTGCTGGTGATCAAGCGGCCCTGGCCGTCGATGCTGCGCACGATCTACGGCGATCCGCAGCGCTACATCGACCAGTACTGGTCGCGCATCCCGGGCTTCTACACCGCCGGCGACGCGGCGCGCAAGGACGAGGACGGCTACTTCTGGGTGATCGGGCGCATCGACGACGTCCTCAAAGTCTCCGGCTACCGCCTGGGCACGGCCGAGCTGGAGTCGGCGCTGGTCAGCCATCCGGCGGTGGCCGAAGCGGCGGTGATCGGCCTGCCGCACGAGGTCAAGGGCAACGCGATCCATGCCTACGTCCTGCTGCGCCAGGGCTATGAAGGCAGCGATCAGTTGGCCGAGGAGCTGCGCCAGCACGTCGCCAAGGAGATGGGGCCGATTGCCCGTCCCGAAGCGATCAATTTCGTCACGTCGCTGCCCAAGACACGTTCGGGCAAGATCATGCGCCGCGTGCTCAAAGCGCGCGCGCTGGGCCTGCCCGAAGGCGACCTGAGCACGCTGGAAGGGTAG